ACCTTCCAGTgctgctcctaaccactatgctacactgccagcaCTACTCTACCCTACCCCTACAAACCTTCACCTGCTTATACGTATCTTTCACAAACCCCTATGCCTGCCCTGCTTACATACACATTCAACAAATCCTTCTACCTACCCTGCTCACAAACACCTTTCAGAGTACCTTCTCTCTGCATTTTCCACTAATGACAATTAACCACCTTCAGCAGGATCCACCAGCTGTACAAACTCAAGTTTTTCAATGTATTCAAATACCTGTGGCACTCTCAGCACTTTCTACTATAACTGGCATCAGAGCAAATGGAAACACAGCATGTAAATGCAGAACTGAGGACACCTTCCCCATTTACACCTTCAGATTGACTGATGCACTCGTCTCTTTTTAGAAGGAGACTATAGGAGACTGTATGCCTTCAGGACACTGTGATGCAGGTGAGCCAGGGTCCCTTCAGAAGCTGCGACTCTTGTATTAAATGATGTTCTCAGTGTTGGAGCCTGATCTCCCCACAGTAATCCATCCACTGGATATATTTAAGCATTTCATCAGCGGAGATAAGTAGGTGAGAGAAACCCAATCCTCAGtgctcacactgccccctgctggtagcACAGCTCCAGCAGAGCATTCTCTCAGAGAATGGGAGGGAACAACATCCCCCTTGGGGAAGGCACCTGTTGTATCACTGCAGACAGTAATGCCGAGCCCCAGCTAATCTACAACACTCTCTCAGTGCCATGGCGATGCACCAACATCACAGCATTTCCACAACTTTTCAAAGATGTTGTACGGTAGGGGGGAGTGTGTCCGATGTACCGTGTGGAAGAGCTTCCGTTGCAATGGTTGGTAGGATGTTATCTCACGCAGGCTCCAGGAGCAGCCCATATTGGGACGCTGTCCCAGCCCGCTGCACGGAGCGTCCAACAGCACTCGGTCAAAACTCTCCGCGGGGAATGGAGGACCTTCTGGAACGCAAACAAGAGTGACTGTACCCTGCTACACAAATATGGCACAATAAGTCGTTGAGTTACTGGAATTATTACACAATCAAATCACAGGGGACTAATACACACCGTCGGGCTTCTGGGCATGGTCACTGCACACAGCCTGGATGCTGTTGAAACAGTAAGCCTTGACACAGTCCAGCTGTAATGCCTGGGCGTTCTGGCGGATACGCTTCACCTTGTTTCTGATCTTGTCCAGAGCAATTACCTCTCCCTAGAAGAGAGGGACACAGTGTGAAAGGGCACAACTTCTACTGCACGTCACAGGCTGAGGAGACTGGTGAAGGTGTCTCAGAATTATGCCACaatactgccacctagtgtCGGTTCAGAAAATGTGCAACTGATTTTTCTGTCGCACCCAATTCTTCATCTCCCAATTGGACTGATTGCTAGATTCAATGGTCTGAGGTGACCATGCACTCTTTGCATCCAGTGGTTGATGGTTTTGAAAGACTGCTGAACGTTGGCACCACAGAAACGGAGCTGTCTTCCCCTGAGATGAGGTCAACATTACTTCTCAACCCTTGCCCTGAGGGATCACAGGGTCTTCAGGTCTTATCAGGCATTTCACCTCCGTTTAATAATGTTCATCTTTACCATCCCTTCCAAATGTGACTTCCTTCTATAGGTGTGAGACTGTTGGTAATTTTAACAGAGCTGGAAAACTGCTGGTTTCAGTCCTTCAAGAACAGAGGGGAGATGAACTAGACAAACAATGGTATCAAACAAtataatcaaattaaaaatcaacagCTAATCACAAGTAACATATCACATCTGTTAGCAAGCATCAGAAGGCAATGCAGACATCTAACTGAAAAACTAGTAAAAACTGCTCGTGGACATTCAGGAGTGGTCACTTGTGTGCAGGTGCCTTTCTTCAGGGACCCAAAAGCAAACATGTTACAGAGTCTGCAGGCCAGAACAACACTGCCCTACAGAGTGGTCTGAGGGCATGTCAGACCTTTCCCATGTACAAGACACCAGGAGGATAATACCAGCAGCAGAGAACCTCAGCAGGCTGTATTAAGGGGCTCAAGGGGTAGATCTAAGAATCGGTGCCTGAAGAAAAAACCTATGACTGGGTTAACCTGCTTGTGTCAGCACAGCCCTACAGCAGATAAGCACAAATAagtcacagctctctctctttctctctctctgaatttcCCCTCATGTCCTTACTGAGGCACCAAAGACCAGCCTACAGCTGAGTAGGGCAAACTAACCCTACAACTAGGGGGCTGCAGCTTTCCTTTCTAAGGTTTTTCTTCAGCTCATGGACGTAATCTCATTAGACGTAATCTAATGGTTTTGACTGCAGTAATACAGCTTCCACCCCTACTACTGACGGAGCTTGTGGTCTGGAGAAAGCTGGAGAACCTGCAGGACTGCTGGCTGTAAGGACCTAAGCTGAGTGATTCTGAGAGAGCCCCCCCCCGTGTTAACCTGTCCTTTCATCAGGGCCGCAATGTGCGAGGTCTTCCCCCCTGGAGCGGCGCACATGTCCAGCACTCTCTCCCCGGGTTGCGGGCCCAGCACGTGACCCACCACTACTGAAGGCAGGTtctagagagagacagaagagaagcGTCAACCACTGAGCCAAGCTCACCGCCCACTTCATTACCAGCAAACCCAAGACTGTGACGGTGGTTACCTGCAGAAACACCAGACTGGGGAGAAGATTGTCAAAGGAAGGGCTGAGGTACACGGGCTCCACCATCCTGACACCTACACCTCTGCCAAAGAGTTAGAGAAAAAAGTTAACTGTGACTGCAATGTTAACTCAGAGGAGGCCTACAGGCAGTATTGCCCTTCCACAAGATTTGAACTCAGTTCTCACCCCCCCCGGTAATTTTGGTGAAAATCGCTGCTGCTACCTCCACGCCTCTTACTTGACAGGTTCATCCGAGCAGAATATATCGCTGCGTCCCATTTCAGAGATTCCATTTCCCAAGAACACCTTCTTCCCCTGAAAGTCCTTCGATCCTCGTGTGCACTTTCCCTCTATGTCAGAGAAGACAGACACCAGGTCCCCGGCCTTCATGTCTGCAACCAGTGCATCAAAAGTCAGTTTTGCTCCACTCttttttgcagtgaaaagaCATCCACGTGATACCTTTCTGCTGGTTAAGagtgggatgtttttttttccacttctgcCTGCACAAACTCAGCTGCCATGGGCATCTTCTAAACAATAACGGCTGAGTTGACCTCTCTGTAACAAATCACAGACTTTTGCTGGCAGCGCTTACTgctgcaaaaaataatattatacaaCTCTGGTTTACTCCAAGCCTTCCTTTAATCTGTACCTGGACACACCATCTGCTGTCCATAATTATGTTGGACAGATCTACTGCAAAATTGCACAAAGCTCTCTCAAACTATCTCCTCATGGTCTACACTGTAAGAAGATGTGAGAGACATTACTGACAGCTATATCTGAATTGTGTAACCAAGTGCATATACTAATGTATACCCCCCACCCTATTGTTCTTTAGTTTTAATCATTTCtgtacacatatatactgtacatataatacgaatatatttttgcatcttaaaatcaataaaaaatagtCAAAAACCCCCcaattaaagcaaacaaaatggctgattgACAAAACCATTACATAAAAATCAGCAGAAAATCCACAGTGGTACCACAGATCCTTTGTTTTAGAAGCAAGACAGAAATGCAGTCTGACAGAGACGCTCATCTGAAAAACGTAGCCAGAGCGGCCCGCGTTGGGATGGAAGCCACGCCTCACAGCCACATGGGAAACCATTGGTGCAGTGCAGGAAAAGCCTAGATCCCTTGCACCAGGACAAAGAAAGCTCCTCTCTGAGCTCTGGAGGGCGGTGTCACTGTGCGACCGCTCTGCTGTACAGACATGGGGTGAGGAGGACAGGAGGATACACTTACACTTTGGCGTGGAGAGGATTCCGGGGGCGAAGACGTGAGCCCCCCGCAGCACGGCGTTCCCGCAAAGAGCACCCACAATCACCTCCGGGTTCTGTGGCAGGGCGGGCCTGATGACGACACACAACATGGGGACCCTCTCTCAATGTACTGTCACTGATAAGCATTCAATCAAAAAGACTCTCCCTGGTTCAAGACACACCGGTTACACTAAGAAACATGTACCGTGATGGGCAATATCTGGCAGaattccttttctttgtttagAATAAAGATTCTATGAGGTAATCCTTTAGGGCATTCTGGGTAGCCAGTGGTTGGAGTGCACTGCTCTGTTGTAAAACCAGTCTGAACCAGATTTAGAAAGAAGCCCTAAGTATACACCCctgaaacatacaaaaataaaagatgacTGACCatgttgtttctgctgtaatTGTGCAGAACTCTTTGAGAACGTGGCCTTGGCTAACCCTGCACTGTACTGGGCGGACTATGGGGTGCAGCGGTcgcatttttttctgtccacagGATTCCGCATCTTAAATTCAGCACATACCTGGGCCCGATGACAGGAAGGAGTAAAACATCTGGaacatgtgtgtgagacagaatgGGAATGTCCCCAGGATAGTGGCAGCTCATCTGCTGGAGAGAACACTTGGAGttagcagcacaaacacactctgtaCTTTCACCAAAGCCTTGCAGCACCGAGCAGCGGAACTCGGCACAGCATCTGGAACGTGTGGGTGAGAAAGTATGGGAATGTCCCTGGCGTGGTAATCCTTCATCTGCTGGcagttctctctcttcctctctctctgcctctcatacacacacacacacacgcacacactcaaatgGATGCAGCAGTGTATAGCAGTGGTCTCCGGCCTCAGCAGCTCCAAAGCAGACACTGCCCTTCTACCAACTGGAACTCTACCATTAAAAGCCCAGCAGCGAAGATGTGCAAATGAAAGTAACATTAGTGGAGCAGATCAGTGAATGATTGCCATCCAGAACAGGCTTCAAGTCCCTGTTTGGACAGAGGATGTTTTTGGGGTGGCAGTGAAGCATAATGGTAAGGTGTAGACTAGAGTAACCAAATGGTTGGCAGGTCAATTCCccgcttgggcactgctgctgtacccttagggaaggtacttaacccaaaatttcctcagtaaatatccagctgtataaatatataacatgcaaaaaactAACATATATAActtgctctggaaaaaaatatctgctaaatgacaatattaatgtaatgcaatgtactCTACACCTAACACTTGGaatcacacttacacacaggaCATCTGCTGCCTTCTCCCCTCTGCTTCTGGCTATCGTGGCTCTGCACCTGCAAAGCTGTCCCTGTGACAGGGCAAGAGAGCAGAGCCTTTCCCTCACCTCTCTGAGCTCCTCCAACAGCCGCTCTCTGATGGTGTTGAGGGGGGCCAGGTGGGTGCTGGCCCGTACACACGtgaaggagggggggtgggacaGGCGGTAGAGCAGCTCCTCAAACCTCCGCTCCGCCTCAACCTGGCCCACTGCAGCCACCAGCTGGTGATAgggcagcacacacagacattagtAAGGTAAAGGCTCTCAATGATACAACTGGACACACATTCTTTTACTTCTGGTGGTCTGGTTTGCCTTTAGTTGGCAGAAAGGTCAGCTGGtaattttgttatatttgtatgtgttgaTAATGTTGATAAAATTGCTTTATCTTTAAGTTGCAATGCACAAAGCTCAAGGAAAGACATGTATGTCCACTAACAATGCCCCTAGACTGAggaaaaataaagcatgaaaTCAAAAAGTgctacattaataataaatacattacaaatcTCACCTCTTTGTTCTGAAATACATTCCTCAGATACTGGTAGACATCAGGCCTTAAAGtaatttttggaaaaacaaacatttcttcTGGTACATGCTGTCCAGACCCTAAAATAAGCTttgccatgaaaaaaaaaaaaaaaacagaaaacaaaacacaacattacTCAGAGAACGGCTGTTTCATTCATACAATAAGGatgtacagaaataaacaacCTAATGCAAGATGGTTCTTTCTGCAGTGCATGTGTCTATAATAGTTTACACATGCCCAAGTTGGtcacaaaaagaaataattcacaATGACAGGGAAATACTGTCCAGATTGCATTTCTCTCTACTGTGCGCAGCCATGACAAAGACACATATTCTTCACAAAATGCaaccatattattattatttccccTAGAATAATGGCCATATCTGCCATCTTCTCAATACAGCAGACCGGTTCATACCTGGTCCGAGACACCTTCTGTTATGTAGGTTAATAAACTTGATGACCTCCGACAAACAGGTGCATCAAGCTACCATTTAATCCGCGACTCCAATCAGGACTTAAATGGCTCATTTTTCAATACCTCTCCTCTATCAACTCTCAGTGACGCTAGCTAGATGTAAACATTGTAGTTCTTGGTCAGTATGACTGGATGTCGTGCGACCTGACATTAGTTTGTCGTTtgatttgaatataaatatctTTGGAGTACCGGCAGCGTTGTGGACAAGTTTAGTGTCAGGTTTAGTGCAGCCCACACTGGCGGCGAATACCCCAGCCCTAGATTGGTGATTTATAGCTAGATAGCTATTTCCCAGCTCTCTAGCCAGGAAAACGCCATTCATCAGTACACATTTTGACTGGTATGTCTTTCCACATGCTTTTCCGCTAGGTGGCTAACGTGGCTATTGGTTTCCACTCCACATATTTCTGACGGGCAGACACTGAGTAAATCAAAGCCACAGAAAGTGGTTTCTTGACATCGAGCAACGCAATGTGATTCCATTAACGGTAATACAAACAGATAACTAGCGTAGTAGCTAAACAGTTCACTACTAGCAAAAGTACGCTGCCTAAGCGTTTGAAGTTGTAGGCGCatgagtagctagctagctaacgttagcttgctaactgCCTGTTTTAGTAACAAAATACGTATGAATCGGTACATCTTCTGTGTGAACAAATGTAGCCATTTACTGTAgtacaaatatactgtattataccAAATTTAGAGAGTCCCCAGACTCCCGCATTACCTTATTCAAAGGAGACACATTTCTGTACGTCAAAAGGAACGGTCGATTTTCATTGAGCTGACGCCATTGGCTACGCCACGTCATTGGCTACGTCCACACAGTGATGTCAAACGTACGTATTTTTTCCTAGGGAATTGTAGTTTATTATACGCTCTCTCAACCCCTCAGTGacttgtactgtatatttacacatttattaaactATGAGTACACTCAAATGGTTTCATTTAACGACAAACAAAATGTACTCCCCGCCATGGTTATGCCCACAAAATACCGATagagaatgtgaaaatgataaaaaaaaaaaaaacaaccgtTTTCGTTATCGTAAACTAGTTTCAGTACGCGCACTACATTTTGACTGGTGCAAAGACCTCGCATGAACTTGTCCAGTCTAAAGAGAGGTAGATTGAATGCGAGAAATTCGAATTCGCCACTTTACTGAGGGTTTGGTAAAGTGCTAATGCAGATTCTTTGAAAAGTTTCTTTTTAAGACCTACGTGCTGCTTTTCATATAGTTGTCATATAGATGCCACTACTTTTCTTCAAATTATAAAACTGTCTGAAACGGTCCTAAAATGGTTTGAGTCCGGTCTCACTGATACACTATTAGACCATTAGTGAGTGAGCCCATAACAGCTAACAATATATGTGGTCATATCATAACACTGACTGCCAATACACCATAGAATTTCTTTTGATGCTGTGCAACTTATTTTCAAAGCTACTCTTTGGATGGTACATTACAAACATTCTTATGCCATTACAGCCAACCAGAGCACTGAGGTCAGTTGAGGTGGGACAAAGGTAAGCTAAAAAAAGACAGGATGAGTTGCTTCTGTTTTCATCCAATATTACTGTGTAACTCTTTGCCCAAGCTATTCAAGAACCTATGTATTTTTCTAagatttttacagttttgtatagattaaaaaatcaataaggaagtacaattaaaataaacaggtCTCTAATGGCTTTAGCCATACTATGGTGCTTACTGTAACACTAATAATACCAGCACCAAACAATAACAAAGGTGTAAGCAAACTCTGAAAGGAACATTGTCTTTATTCTTCTTTAACTTATAAAACTCTATGATTTAACATAAAACCTTCTGAACCATATTTAGATTGTTGTGCAATTTACATAGTCCCTTTCTTCCATACCGTTTCATTTCAATGTTGTGGGGTGAGGGGCACAGAATGTAACCTCTCCCATTTTTCCAAGTATTCA
The nucleotide sequence above comes from Megalops cyprinoides isolate fMegCyp1 chromosome 2, fMegCyp1.pri, whole genome shotgun sequence. Encoded proteins:
- the nsun6 gene encoding tRNA (cytosine(72)-C(5))-methyltransferase NSUN6 isoform X2 — encoded protein: MFVFPKITLRPDVYQYLRNVFQNKELVAAVGQVEAERRFEELLYRLSHPPSFTCVRASTHLAPLNTIRERLLEELREMSCHYPGDIPILSHTHVPDVLLLPVIGPRPALPQNPEVIVGALCGNAVLRGAHVFAPGILSTPKYMKAGDLVSVFSDIEGKCTRGSKDFQGKKVFLGNGISEMGRSDIFCSDEPVKGVGVRMVEPVYLSPSFDNLLPSLVFLQNLPSVVVGHVLGPQPGERVLDMCAAPGGKTSHIAALMKGQGEVIALDKIRNKVKRIRQNAQALQLDCVKAYCFNSIQAVCSDHAQKPDEGPPFPAESFDRVLLDAPCSGLGQRPNMGCSWSLREITSYQPLQRKLFHTAVQLLKKGGVLVYSTCTVTLAENEEQVAWALDTFPCLSLQPQEPHIGGEGMPGAGLSLEQLRLLQRFSPVQEHGGATGAPAAPLTAAAEGDPARLLRQANTDTIGFFIAKFLKT
- the nsun6 gene encoding tRNA (cytosine(72)-C(5))-methyltransferase NSUN6 isoform X1, producing the protein MFVFPKITLRPDVYQYLRNVFQNKELVAAVGQVEAERRFEELLYRLSHPPSFTCVRASTHLAPLNTIRERLLEELREQMSCHYPGDIPILSHTHVPDVLLLPVIGPRPALPQNPEVIVGALCGNAVLRGAHVFAPGILSTPKYMKAGDLVSVFSDIEGKCTRGSKDFQGKKVFLGNGISEMGRSDIFCSDEPVKGVGVRMVEPVYLSPSFDNLLPSLVFLQNLPSVVVGHVLGPQPGERVLDMCAAPGGKTSHIAALMKGQGEVIALDKIRNKVKRIRQNAQALQLDCVKAYCFNSIQAVCSDHAQKPDEGPPFPAESFDRVLLDAPCSGLGQRPNMGCSWSLREITSYQPLQRKLFHTAVQLLKKGGVLVYSTCTVTLAENEEQVAWALDTFPCLSLQPQEPHIGGEGMPGAGLSLEQLRLLQRFSPVQEHGGATGAPAAPLTAAAEGDPARLLRQANTDTIGFFIAKFLKT